Below is a genomic region from Flavobacterium ginsengisoli.
GATGGAAATTTTCAGCCTTTAATAGATTTTGAAAAATTAAATAAAGCCGTTCAATTAGCAGTTCCAACACCAGAGCATTATCTCCCGTTATTGTATACTTTGGGCTTAAAGGATAAAAAAGATGAATTAGATCTGTTTAATGACAAATTATTAGCAGGTTCGTTAAGTATGACATCTGTAAAGATTGTTTAATTTACTTTACAAATCTTTGTGCAATAGATATAACACAAAGATTCGCAAAGTTTTTTCGCAGAAATTCGTTAAGATTATTTTTCCTTTTTCAAATTATAAGCATATAAATAACCGTCTGCGCTTCCGTAAAAAATCACATTGTTATTGATAAATGGAGAAGAGACAATTGGACCTAATTTGTAAAATTCATCCATTATTCTTTTGTTTTCAGAATAAATCGATAAGTCAGCTTGTTTTGCCACGAATCCAAAATCTAATAGATTATTATTGAGAATACTTTCGGCATATTTATTTCTGTTTTCTGTCGAAATAGTATTCGATTCTTTTCCGTCAGAAAGGAGATTTAAGTCGAAAAAATTTCCAGAAAAATCTCCAAAATAAATCGTATTTCCGGCAATTGCAGGAGAAGAGTAAACATATCCGTTACCTTTAAAACGGTATTTTTCTTTTCCTGTTTTTGCATCTAAAGCCAATAAAGCATAAGTATCTGAGGTTCCCACATAAACAGTATTATTTTTAATAACGGCAGAACTTAAGATCCATGAATTTTCAGCATTATACTTCCAAATTACTTTTCCTGTAGCAGCATTAAGTGCAAAGAAATAAGGATCTCTAGCGCCAAAATAGACTATGCCATCAGAAACCGCTGCTGAAGCTTGAATTCCTGTAAAGCCAGTCTTAATTTCGGTAGAAAACTTCCATTTTTCTTTTCCTGTTTTTGCGTCTAAAGCATAAAAAATACCATCCCAACCGCCAAAATAAACGGTACTTTTATCTAGAACAGGAGTGCTATGTATTGCGGCCTTTGTCTGGAAATTCCATTTTAAACTTCCGTTTTTAGCGTCAACGGCATATATATTTCCATCACTACTTCCGAAAATTGCTAACGCCGATTTATTGTCTAGGTAGATAACAGGTGTCGAAAGATAAAAATCCCATAAATCAGCCATAAGTAAATCGCTTGGTTTCATTCCCCACATTCCGATTTCACTGTACCAATGTTCGCCTTTGGTTTTAAAACGCCAGATTTCTTTTCCTGTTTTGGCATTTACAGCATAATAATGTCCATCAAAACTTCCAAAATAGACAATGTCATTGTAAAGGCTTGCTGAGCTATGAACAGCGCCATTGGTTTTAAATTTCCATTTTAGAGTTCCAGATTTTTCATCTGTAGCATAAAAATAACCATCTTCGCTACCAATATAAACTGTTTCGTTTTGTACAATTGGAGAAGAAAAGATTTTTCCTTCAGTCTTGAATTTCCATTTTAAATCTTGAATAGGTTGATATCCCTTTCCAGGAAAAATACGATTTGAGAATGGATTTAAAATGTCCGATTTGTTCTGAGAAAAAGTATTAGAAGTAAAAATTAAAAAGAAATAGAGCAGGAGTAAGGTAAAGTTTTTCTTCATGTTTTTTCTTATAAAAGTAAAAATATTATAAGATATTAAAATGCAATGCGTTAAGAAATATGTTATAAATATATTTTAGAAAGCTCTTGATGTATAGTATATTTGTT
It encodes:
- a CDS encoding PQQ-binding-like beta-propeller repeat protein, translating into MKKNFTLLLLYFFLIFTSNTFSQNKSDILNPFSNRIFPGKGYQPIQDLKWKFKTEGKIFSSPIVQNETVYIGSEDGYFYATDEKSGTLKWKFKTNGAVHSSASLYNDIVYFGSFDGHYYAVNAKTGKEIWRFKTKGEHWYSEIGMWGMKPSDLLMADLWDFYLSTPVIYLDNKSALAIFGSSDGNIYAVDAKNGSLKWNFQTKAAIHSTPVLDKSTVYFGGWDGIFYALDAKTGKEKWKFSTEIKTGFTGIQASAAVSDGIVYFGARDPYFFALNAATGKVIWKYNAENSWILSSAVIKNNTVYVGTSDTYALLALDAKTGKEKYRFKGNGYVYSSPAIAGNTIYFGDFSGNFFDLNLLSDGKESNTISTENRNKYAESILNNNLLDFGFVAKQADLSIYSENKRIMDEFYKLGPIVSSPFINNNVIFYGSADGYLYAYNLKKEK